The genomic segment TCGATCTTCTCGGTGGCCTCCGGTGTGCCGACCAGCCCCCTCAGATTCGGATCGAAGCTCGACAGATAGTCCTTCATCGACTGCGGGGTGTCGCGCTCGGGATCCACCGAAACGAAATACGCATTGATGCGGTCGGCATCGGGGCCCATCGCGCCGAGCACCTGCGACAGTTCGAACAGCGAGGTCGGGCAGACGTCCGGGCAGCGGGTGAAGCCGAAGAAGATCAGGGTCGGCTTACCCTTCATACTCTGTTCGGTGATGACCTGGCCGTTCTGGTCGGTCAGGCGGAACGCACCACCGATCGTCGCCGGTGCCGAGATCTTCTGCAGACCGCCAAGCAGCCACAGCACGACCACGAGGCCCACAATCAGGCTGCCGGCAAACGCAGCGATCACGACTAGCGGGCGGATGGATTTGGCTTGTGCAGACATCGGCAGACACCTCGCAACCTTCGGAGCGGCCGTTTTGGCGCTATTTCAGCCCGGCCGCTGCGATGTGCGGCACTCGCCGCACGGTTGCCCCCAATAGAGCCAGCGGCGGCGGCCGGCAAGCCGCGACGCCGTCGCATCGATCACGTGATCAGGAGGATGGCGTGCGGCCCCGCAATCAGCGGCCGGCCTGAGCCTGCGCATCCATGTAACAGGGCCGATACATCGACATCAGCTGCTTGCCGCGCAGGAAGATCATGTGACGGGTCAAGCCGCCGCGCTTGGCAATCCAGCGGCGAATGCTGGTCGGGTACATCGTGTACAGCATCTGCGTGGCTTCGGTATTGGTGATGACGTTGCCGTTGGAGCCGAGATCCCAGGCGGCATGGAAGCCGAGATTGGCTCGGGAAGTGACGCAGATCTTATCGTGCGGGACCGCACCGAGCACGATGGTGCAGGCCGAGGCGCACAGGCCGTCGATCATCACGGTTTCGCCGGAGCTGCGCAGCGACTGGTAGCGGTCCACATAGGTTCCGATCCGGCCGCCGCGATCGTCGGCGATTCGCACCATCGCCTGGCTCGACGCCACGCCGGCGACCAGCAGCATGGCCGCGAGCATCCCCGTGATCAGTCTCATGGCTCCCCCAACGATCCCCGCCGCGAGGTCGCAGACCGTGCGCCCTCGAAGCAGCGTCAGGGTGATTTCCGATCAAGGCTTTGTCCAGATCGACGGCCAGCCACGGACCAATTTCAAATCGAGTGTTGCCCGCAGGATGCACTGCGGCTCGCGAGGTCCCAAACTGAAACAGGACGGTTCGGCAGGCGGCGGAGAAACGTCAAATCGGTTCCATGACAGATGCCCGGCGGCATCGCACTCGATGGCCGGACACAAGCCGCGTGAGCGAGGACCGTGACCAGACGCGGCACGCGCGAGATGGGCTGACGTGCGGCACGACGGCCAATCCAGACGGGCGCAGTTTCTTTCACCTGCACAAGAAGAACGGGCCGGATCGGCCCCCCGCGCCTTTGTTAGTAATCGACGGCTTCCTGTCCGGCATCTGCATGAAGCTCTTTGACGCCGTCATCGGATTGTCGCCCCCGTTTTGCGAAAGCTTCGCGACAACTAATCATTCGATCCGGATAAGTACCAGGTTTTCTGCCCTGCGAGAGATCTTAAGGCAAACTTAGCACCGCATCGT from the Rhodopseudomonas palustris genome contains:
- a CDS encoding SCO family protein codes for the protein MSAQAKSIRPLVVIAAFAGSLIVGLVVVLWLLGGLQKISAPATIGGAFRLTDQNGQVITEQSMKGKPTLIFFGFTRCPDVCPTSLFELSQVLGAMGPDADRINAYFVSVDPERDTPQSMKDYLSSFDPNLRGLVGTPEATEKIEKAYRVYAKKVPLKDGDYTMDHTALIYLMDKSGNFVSPFNIKRKPEEAAADLKRYL